The following proteins are encoded in a genomic region of Lachnospiraceae bacterium KM106-2:
- a CDS encoding chorismate mutase I — translation MIDLRESRDKIDTIDRQIVKLFEDRMKVSNDVAEYKIATGKKVYDKQREDEKLAVLRGYATDEFNKHGIEELFTQIMSISRKLQYGKVANEGLELGFTEGQLHTDKQVRVAYFGEPGSYSEQAMIEVFGENIKAASSSTFQGVMELLKNHEVEYAVLPIENSSTGGIDDIYDLLVDYNHTIIGEHILKVEHALLAVDGATMDDIKTVYSHEQGLRQCKHFFDDRDVELIKCKSTSGAAKKIIEDGDRTQAAISSKRAATTYGLNILAEKINEEELNATRFIIITNQKIYLKDADIVSISFEAPHEKGTLYNMLSNVIYNSLNMTKIESRPMKGRRWEYRFFIEFEGNINMPAVKNALYGIREEATNFRLLGNMKTI, via the coding sequence ATGATTGACTTAAGAGAAAGTAGAGATAAAATCGACACCATCGATCGTCAGATTGTGAAGTTATTCGAGGATAGAATGAAAGTATCTAATGACGTTGCAGAGTATAAAATTGCAACCGGCAAAAAGGTATACGATAAGCAACGAGAAGATGAGAAGTTAGCCGTATTAAGAGGCTATGCCACAGACGAATTTAATAAACATGGGATCGAAGAATTGTTTACGCAAATCATGTCAATTAGTCGCAAACTCCAATATGGAAAAGTAGCGAATGAAGGTTTAGAACTTGGGTTTACAGAAGGACAATTACATACGGATAAGCAAGTGCGGGTTGCATATTTTGGAGAACCAGGTTCCTATTCCGAACAAGCCATGATCGAAGTGTTCGGAGAAAATATAAAAGCAGCATCCTCCTCTACATTTCAAGGAGTGATGGAGTTACTGAAAAATCATGAAGTCGAATATGCAGTTCTTCCGATTGAGAATTCTTCCACAGGAGGAATCGATGATATCTATGACCTATTAGTAGATTACAATCATACCATCATCGGAGAACACATTTTAAAAGTAGAACATGCCTTGTTAGCGGTAGATGGTGCGACCATGGACGATATTAAGACGGTCTATTCTCATGAACAAGGACTACGCCAATGCAAGCATTTCTTTGATGATAGAGATGTTGAACTAATTAAGTGCAAGTCGACGTCGGGAGCAGCAAAGAAGATTATTGAAGATGGTGATAGGACGCAGGCGGCAATCTCTAGTAAGCGTGCAGCGACAACCTATGGACTTAATATCCTTGCGGAAAAGATTAATGAGGAAGAACTGAATGCAACTCGTTTTATTATCATTACGAATCAGAAGATATACTTAAAGGATGCAGATATCGTAAGTATCTCTTTTGAGGCACCTCATGAAAAAGGTACTTTATATAATATGTTAAGCAATGTTATCTATAACAGCTTAAATATGACTAAGATTGAATCAAGACCGATGAAGGGAAGAAGATGGGAATACCGTTTCTTTATTGAATTTGAGGGGAATATCAATATGCCTGCGGTTAAGAATGCGCTTTATGGGATTAGAGAAGAAGCAACAAATTTCCGTTTATTGGGAAATATGAAGACAATATAA
- a CDS encoding serine protease, DegP/HtrA, do-like has protein sequence MYNNENDMNQNEYTNQEGNGVGTEQFTQQQSQQQYQQQFQQQYEQPFYGQPGFDNSNLNNQARPKKKKKFVKTAGFILAVALVAGGTYYVADRYQINQANEQLADTQNNSSSSSTSNDTNTTKLETTSKVDSATKGSVSDVVDAVMPSIVSINVKANVQSNYFGQTVEQEQEGSGSGIIIGQNSSEILIATNNHVVDGANSLEVVFSDEKTVTATVKGTDSSNDLAVVSVPTKNVENSTLKKIKIATLGKSDEVKAGEMVIAIGNALGYGQSVTVGYISAVNRTVQTEDYTMKLLQTDAAINPGNSGGALLNASGQVIGINSVKFSDESVEGMGYAIPITYAVPIIQELMNSEPISESEQAYLGIYGQDVTETLAQRFGLPEGVYVTDISTGSPAAKGGIEKGDVIVKFGDREVSTMTELQKLISNKRAGTEVTITVKRSNGSTYKEKEIKITLGKKSESSSSQSNSNSSDSNNNSSSNGYNPYGNSNGNNNGNSSQDSNGYGIFGN, from the coding sequence ATGTACAACAATGAGAATGATATGAATCAAAATGAATATACAAACCAAGAAGGAAATGGAGTAGGTACAGAGCAATTTACACAGCAGCAATCCCAGCAACAGTACCAACAGCAGTTTCAACAACAATATGAACAACCATTTTATGGTCAGCCAGGATTTGATAACTCAAATTTAAATAATCAGGCAAGGCCAAAGAAAAAGAAAAAGTTTGTTAAGACAGCAGGATTTATTTTAGCAGTCGCTTTAGTAGCAGGGGGAACTTATTACGTAGCCGATCGTTATCAGATAAATCAAGCAAATGAACAGTTAGCAGATACTCAGAACAATAGTTCATCATCTTCTACATCAAACGATACAAATACAACAAAATTAGAGACTACCAGTAAAGTGGATTCAGCCACTAAGGGAAGTGTATCCGATGTTGTTGATGCAGTAATGCCATCGATCGTATCCATTAATGTAAAAGCGAATGTACAGTCTAATTATTTTGGTCAGACAGTAGAGCAAGAACAAGAAGGAAGCGGTTCAGGTATTATCATTGGTCAAAACAGTTCAGAAATTCTAATCGCAACCAATAACCATGTAGTAGATGGTGCTAATTCATTAGAAGTAGTATTCAGTGATGAAAAAACAGTAACAGCAACTGTAAAAGGTACAGATTCTTCTAATGACCTTGCAGTTGTTAGTGTTCCAACTAAAAATGTAGAAAATTCAACACTTAAGAAGATCAAAATTGCAACACTTGGTAAATCCGATGAAGTAAAAGCAGGAGAAATGGTTATTGCTATCGGTAATGCATTAGGATATGGTCAATCTGTAACAGTTGGTTATATCAGTGCTGTAAACCGTACGGTTCAAACAGAAGATTACACAATGAAATTATTACAGACAGATGCAGCAATCAACCCTGGTAACAGTGGCGGTGCTTTATTAAATGCAAGTGGTCAGGTAATTGGTATTAATTCAGTTAAATTCTCAGATGAATCAGTTGAAGGTATGGGATATGCAATTCCAATTACTTATGCAGTACCAATCATCCAAGAATTAATGAACTCAGAACCAATTTCAGAAAGTGAGCAGGCTTATCTTGGTATTTATGGTCAAGATGTAACAGAGACATTAGCTCAAAGATTCGGTTTACCAGAAGGTGTCTATGTTACTGATATCTCTACAGGTTCCCCAGCTGCTAAAGGTGGTATTGAAAAAGGCGATGTTATCGTGAAATTTGGAGATAGAGAAGTTAGCACAATGACTGAATTACAAAAATTAATTTCAAATAAACGTGCAGGAACAGAAGTTACAATTACAGTAAAACGTTCGAATGGCTCCACATATAAAGAAAAAGAGATTAAGATTACATTAGGAAAGAAATCAGAATCTTCTTCTAGTCAGTCAAATAGCAACAGTAGTGACAGTAACAACAATAGTAGCAGTAATGGATATAATCCTTATGGAAATAGTAACGGAAACAACAATGGAAATAGCAGCCAGGATTCTAACGGATATGGAATTTTTGGTAACTAG
- a CDS encoding lysophospholipase, producing the protein MEQVTIRSYVDQLPLSVLISQPKTPKAIVQILHGMCEHKERYLPFMEYLTEQGYVCIIHDHRGHGKSVLRQEDLGYFYQDGARALVEDANQVSRYVRKRYRGLPLYLFGHSMGSLIARVYVKNYDSVVNGLILCGSPSNNRMAGVGTVLAKLVGKLRDDHNPGQWFQKMACGKYNKDITDAKSRNQWICTDEKVVEKYDQDPLCNFIFTINGFENLFKLVHRVYSKYGWTVSNPGMPVWFISGEHDPCMVGEKQLKQAAAFMEQVGYQHVSWKIYKGMRHEILNEQRHKIVFQDIAEKLEIWYDRKNLSKNNYS; encoded by the coding sequence ATGGAGCAAGTGACAATTCGATCATATGTGGATCAACTGCCGCTTAGTGTGTTGATCTCACAGCCGAAGACTCCGAAAGCCATTGTTCAGATTCTACATGGAATGTGTGAGCATAAAGAAAGATATCTTCCGTTTATGGAATATCTGACGGAACAAGGATATGTTTGTATTATTCATGATCATAGAGGACATGGCAAGAGTGTTTTACGTCAAGAAGACTTAGGATACTTTTATCAGGACGGAGCAAGAGCACTTGTAGAAGACGCCAATCAGGTGAGTCGTTATGTGAGAAAGAGGTATAGAGGCTTGCCTTTATATTTATTTGGACATAGTATGGGATCTCTGATTGCAAGAGTTTACGTTAAGAATTATGATTCTGTTGTAAATGGTTTAATCCTTTGTGGTAGTCCGAGCAATAATCGAATGGCTGGAGTTGGGACGGTATTAGCAAAGTTGGTTGGAAAGCTAAGAGATGACCACAACCCAGGTCAATGGTTCCAGAAGATGGCATGCGGAAAATATAACAAGGATATAACAGATGCAAAGAGTCGTAACCAATGGATTTGTACAGATGAGAAAGTTGTGGAAAAATATGATCAAGATCCGCTCTGTAATTTCATTTTCACAATTAATGGTTTTGAGAATTTATTTAAGTTAGTTCATCGCGTATACAGTAAATATGGATGGACAGTTAGTAATCCGGGGATGCCGGTCTGGTTTATTTCAGGTGAACATGATCCCTGTATGGTAGGAGAAAAGCAATTAAAGCAGGCTGCTGCATTTATGGAACAGGTTGGGTATCAGCATGTTTCATGGAAGATTTATAAAGGGATGCGCCATGAAATTTTAAATGAACAAAGACATAAAATCGTATTTCAGGATATTGCAGAGAAGTTGGAGATCTGGTACGACAGGAAGAACTTAAGTAAAAATAATTATAGTTAG